AGGTACCCCTCGATCTCCTCCGATGCCGCCATGAAAGCCCGGTAGTTCTCGGCGGGGACGTTGGCGTGCTGCTCCTTGACCGCTTCCATCCGCTCCCTGACCTCGCCCCGCCAGATGTCCGGGGTGGGCGGGGTCGGCAGGCCGACCGGCTTGTCGGCCTCGGCGAACTCCTTGGCCTTGACCTCGAAGCGTTCCGGGTTCAGATACTTCCACTGGATCCACTTCAGCCCGGCCTCGATCTTCTCCGGCGAGGCCTTGGGATTGAACATGTAGCCCTCGCCGCCGATCAGGGTGCCCTTACCCTCCGGCATCGGCGCCAGGCCGTAGTCCGCGTAGTTCCCGTTGAACTGCTTGACCAGCGTGGGGATGTTGTCCGGGGCGGCAAGGTACATCCCGAGTTGTCCCGCGCCCATCATCCGTTGCACATCGGCGGCCTCGAGCAACTGCTTGCTGCCCATCGAGCCGTCGGTCCACCGCATGTCGTGCAGGTGCCGCAGGGCCGTGCGGCCGAGTTCGTTGTTGAAGCTCGCCTTCCAGGAACCGTCCTGCTCGCTGGCGAGCGAACCGCCGAGCGAGTTCATCCAGGCGCCAAAATGCCACCCGCCCTGGTTGTTCTTGCTGAGCTCGGCGAAACCGACGATCTCCTGGTCCAGCGCGGAGATCTTCCGCGCCGCCGTGCGCACCTCCGCCCAGGTCCGCGGTGGGTCGTCCGGGTCGAGCCCGGCCTGCTCGAACAGCGGCCGGTTGTAGAGCAGCCCCATCGAGTAGTTCGCCGTGGGCAGCCCGTACAGTTTGCCCTCCTCATCGCGGAAGACGTCCAGCAACTGCGGCTGGAGCGCATCCAGCTGCGGCAGGTCCTGCACGGCTTGGGTGATGTCGGCCGCCTGCCTCCGCGCGATAATCGTGGCCGGATCGGTGAAGTAGACGTAGAAGACGTCTTCGAGCTGCCCGCCGGCCAGCTTCGCCGAGAACTGCTCGACCTCCATGAACCCTTCCTTGGGCTGGATGTCGATATCCGGATGTGCTTCCTCGAACGCGGCCACGTCGGCGTCGAACAGCTTCCGCTCGAATGCCTGGGTCTGGGGCGGCTGCCCGTTGACCGTCACGATGATCTTGCCGTCCGGGCCCCGGCTGTCCGTCGAGCCGCCGCACGCGGCCGCCGTCAGGAACAGGCTGCCCACGAACAGGGCACCGAGCACCCGTCGGGCGTGGGGATTCGCCATCGGTCACCTCTTTCGCCGTCACGTGGCGTCGTTGCTGTGATGGCAGTCACCCTAAAGTGTCATACAGATCTCCGCAAGGTTTAGACGTAACTTTGCAAGAACGAGACAGACCCGACGGCTTCCACTCGATCGTGTATCGAACACATGAGCGACTACGCGGTACTGTGGGGTTGTGACCAGGACCTTCGGCATCGACACCTCCCGCATGAGCGAGGAGGAACTCCTGACCGCGCTGGGCGACCTCGAACAGCAGCGGCGGGCTCTGTATGCCCGGGAGCTGGCGGTCCTGGCCGAACTCGACGGCCGCGACACGGCCAGCCAGCAGGGCTACCGCGGCCTGCCGACCTTGACCCGGGAGATCCTGCGGATCAACGCCTACGACGCCCGCCAGCGCGTGGCGCACGCCCGGGCGGTCGTGCGGCGGCACGGCCCGGGCGGCATACCTTTGGAACCCGACCTGCCCGAGGTCGGTGCGGCGGCGGCCGAAGGAGCCATCGGGCCGGAACACATCGAGACCATCCGCGCCACCATCACCCGCTTCCCGCAGCCGATCAGCCTGCCCGACCGGGAACACGCCGAAGCGTTGTTGACCAAGGCGGCGCGGGAGTACGAACCCCACACCGTGTCCGCGCTGGGTAAAGAGATTCTGGCGCGGCTGGACCAGGACGGCACCCCACCCACGGAGGAGGAACTGGCCCGGCCGGAACGGTCCCTGGACTGGCGGGAGACCCGGGGTGGGCGGTTACGCGGCAGCTTCGACCTGGACGCGGAGACCGCGGCGGTGCTGACCGGGCTGATCGAACCGAGAGCGAAACCCTCCGGCACGAAAGAGGAGCCGGACCGTCGGAGCAGGTTCCAGCGCCAGGGGGACGCGTTCGCCGACGTGCTGCGCGTGGCAGCCGGATGCCCCGAAGAAGGACCCACCGAGGCCGGGGAACCCTTCACCGTCATGGTGACCATCACCCTCGACGACCTCAAGCACGGCACCGGATACGGGCTCCTGCACGGGCAGGAGTCCTACTCCGCCGCCCAAATCCGCCGGATGGCCTGCGACTCCTACCTCGTGCCCGCCGTCCTGGGCAGCAAGGGCGAGACCCTCGACATCGGACAACGCACCCGCACCGTACCCCTGGCCATCCGCAGAGCCTTGATCCTGCGCGACCGCGGATGCACCTTCCCCGGCTGCCGCAGAAAACCCAAACAATGCCAAGCCCACCACGTCATCCCCGTGCGCCATGAGGCGCGTGTTTGTCCGATCGGAGGTGAGAGACCTCCGGCGCTGGACCGTCACAGTGGTTCGGTGAAGCTGAGGGCAGCCTGATTCACGGGAATGGGTGGATTGAGGTGGCAAGCGGCCCTGACAAAGTCGAGTCGTGCCAGCACTGCCAGATGGTGCGGGCTCGGTGAGCGAGACGAGAAGGTATACGAATAGGAATCAGTGTCTGAGGCCTCGTTATGTGGAGCCGACTCGAAACCTGGCGGATCTGAGTCGGTATCGCAGTGCGCGTGAACCAAGTGAAGGGTGTAGCGCCCGCCTGGGATTGTATTCCTGGGTAGTCTGTGGAGAAAGTCTGTGGCGTATTCACAGGGGCTGCCGGGGTAAAGCTGAGTGCCTCACTCGTCGATCGGGAACACGTGAACATGGGAACCACCGCGAGCTTTCCATGCCTGGGCGCAATCCGGTGTCCCAGATGTGGATAGGTGCATTGCCCGCCGAGGGGCTCTGTGGTGGGGCGGAGTCGCCGTAGTACTCCGAGGGCGGGAAAACCGTCCGCATGGGGAAGGGCGACAGCGAATCGAGCAGGGAAGTTGGGGTAATGCCAGAAGAGGCCTCACCGGTGAACATCGGTGATCTGCTGCTGGTGCCGTTCACGGCAGGGCAGCGGGTACTGGGAATGCAGACGAAACTGCACCGTTGGGCGGCGGCCGATCCCGGTCGCCGGTTTGATGATCTCTACAACCTCGTGGCCGACCCCGCGTTCCTCGCCGTGGCGTGGGAGCGGGTGTCAGGGAACACCGGAGCACGCAGCGCGGGCGTCGATCGCCGAACGGTGCGGTCGATCACCGACTCGGCGCTGGGTGTGGTCGGGTTGTTGGAGGAAATCCGCGCCGATCTGAAAGCGCGGACGTTCCGTCCGCTCCCGGTCCGGGAACGACACATCCCCAAAGCCGGTGGGAAGACCCGTCGGCTGGGGATACCGACCGTGACCGATCGGGTCGTTCAAGCCTCGCTGAAGCTGGTCCTGGAACCGATCTTCGAGGCCGGGTTCCAGTCCTCCAGCTATGGTTTCCGGCCCAGGCGCCGGGCCCAGGATGCCATCGAAGAAATCCGCAAACATGCCCGTGAGGGCTACGAATGGGTCTTCGAGGGCGACATCACCGCCTGCTTCGACGAGATCGACCACACCGCCCTGATGGGTTTGGTGCGGCGACGCGTCAAGGACAAGCGGATTCTGGAACTCATCAAGGCGTTCCTGCACGCCGGAATCCTCAGCGAGGATGGTCCTGACCGGGACACCCATACCGGAACCCCGCAGGGCGGCATCCTGTCGCCTCTGCTGGCCAACATCGCCCTCTCCGAGCTGGACGACTATTTCCACCAGTTGTGGGAGAACCACAAGAACGCCACCAACCGGCAACGGCACCGTGAACGCGGCGGTGCGACGTTCCGCCTGACCCGATACGCCGACGACTTCGTCGTCATGGTCAACGGAACCCGGGAACACACGGAATCCTTGTGGGGCGAGATCGAGGCGATCCTGGCCGGGATCGGGCTACGGCTCGCACCCGAGAAAACCGGAATCGCCCACATCGACGAGGGGTTCGACTTCCTCGGGTTCCGCATCCAGCGGTATCGCCAATATGGAAGCGATCGGCGACTGATCTACACCCTCCCCTCGAAGAAGTCGATGACTTCGATCAAGCGGAAGATCAAGACAGTTACCAAACGGATCACCCATCAGGACGCGGACCAACTGTTCCGGCAACTCGGAACGATGACCCGCGGATGGGCCCAGTACTTCCGGCACGGCTCTTCCAGCAAGGCCTACCACCACCTGCAAGACTACCTGTGGTGGCGGGTCTGGGAATGGCTGAAGAACAAACACCCCCGTACCAGTAAACGGGACATCATAAACCGTTACTACAACCGGTGGTGGCCGGAATATAACGGTGTCGAACTATGGAGACCCACAACGATGACCATCCAACGTTATCGCTACCGAGGAAACCAAATCTCGACACCCTGGGACAAACCAGCCATAACGGCAACCTAACGGCGACTCGTGGAGAGCCGGATGCGGTGAAAGCCGCACGTCCGGTTCGGGGGAGCGGCATGGGGAAACGGCCCGGCGAAATCCGGACACCGCGCCCCATGCCGACTCCCACTGGGCTCACGGAGGGGCCACAGCGCTATACAACCTCACCCTGCTGTGCTGGTACCACCACAACCTCATCCACCACACCGACTGGTCAATGCGCATACGCAACGGACTACCCGAATTCATCCCACCAGCCTTTGTGGATCCGGAGCGAAGACCCAGACGCAACCTCCTCCACCACCAAGGAAAGGACGCATGAAGCACACCTACCTGGCGCCACGCCGAGTCAGTCATGAATGACGTTCCGCAAGGTCCTGGCTGATAACATTCCGCCGCGATGCGCCGGGGAGGGAGGACCCGAGTCATGAACGCCGCCATACCGGCTCGCCGATGGCCGCACCGCGCCGCCGTTCTGCTGCTCACGCTGCTGACCGGCACCGCCGTGCTCACCGCCTGTTCCGATGCGGATGAGGAGGCCGCCACGCGGTCGCTGGAATCCTTCCTCTCCGCGTGGCGGGAGGGCACGATTCCCGGGCACGAGGACGAGTACCAGCAACTCACCTCGGGGCTCGGCACCCGCACACCGGAGCTGCGGGCAGGTGAGGTCACCGTAGAAGGGGATACGGCGACCGCGCGGGTCGATGTCGCCTGGCCCCTCGCCCGAGAGGTGCGCTGGGAGTACCCCGTCACGGTGCAGCTGCGCCGGGCGGGCGAGGCCTGGCAGGTGGAGTGGTCACCGGCCACCGTGCAACCCGACCTCACCGCGGGCGACCGGCTGGTCAGCAGCCGCGGGGAGAGCACCCGCGCCCCGATCCTGGACGGCGCGGGAGAACCGATCACGGAGTCCCGGCCCGTTGTCGTCGTGGGGGTGCAGCCAAGCAAGGTCACCTCCGCCGAGCAGCTGGCCCGTGACCTCGGCTCCGCGCTCGCGGCCGATGGGGTGGACACCGGTGAACTGCCCGCCAGGATCGCCGAGGCCGCACCCGATGCGTTCGTCCCCGTCGTCACCCTCCGCAGGGAGCGCTACCTCGAGGTGAAGCCGGACATCCACCAGCTGCCCGGAACGGTGTTCCGGGAGGAGAGTCAGGTACTGGCCCCGACCAGGGACTTCGCCCGCGCCGCGCTCGGCACCGTCGACCCGGTCACCAAGGCGGACCTCGAAGCCGCCCCGGGCAAGTTCACCGTGGGCGGCCAGAAGGGGCACGGTGGCCTGCAGGAACACTACGACGAGCGGCTGCGCGGGGTGCGTGCGGTGACCGTGAGCCTGGCGAGTTCGGGCAAGGAACTGTTCCGCTCCCAGCCGAAGCCCGGTACCCCCGTGCACACCACTCTCGACCGGGCGGTGCAGAACGCGGCGGACGCCGCCATCGCGGACAGCACGAAGAAGGCCGCGATCGTCGCCATCCGGATCTCCGACGGGTCCGTGCTCGCTCTCGCCAACTCCCCGAGCGCGGGCGCGCAGAACCTCGCGCTGAACGCGCAGGTGCCACCCGGCTCCACCTTCAAGGTCGTCAGCGCGCTGACCCTGCTGGAATCGGGCGCGGTCGGGCTCGACTCCGCGGTCGACTGCCCGGCGACCGTGAACATCGAGGGCAGGGTGTTCAAAAACGCGTGGAACGGCGGTATCCCGGACGCGACCTTCCGCGAGGCCATCGCCGAGTCCTGCAACACGGCCTTCGCCCTGCTCGCGCCGAAACTCGGCCCGGAAGGGCTGGCAAACACCGCGAAGGCACTCGGTATCGGCAAACAATGGGATCTCGGCATCCCGGTCTACACCGGTTCGGTAGCCACGGACGGCAACGCCGTGCAACGGGCCGCGGCGGCCTTCGGCCAGGGCAGGACCGTGGTGAGCCCGATGTCGATGGCCGCGGCCACCGCGGGGGTGGCAAGCGGCCGGTGGCGGCAGCCCAGACTGATCACCGACCCGGCACCCGGCAAACCCGCACCGGACGGCCCGGAGCTGAACAAGGACGCCGTGACGAAGCTGCGCACCGGGCTACGTGAGGTGATCACCGGCGGCTCGGGCCGGGAGCTGAACTCGGTACCCGGCGAGCCGGTTTACGGCAAGACCGGAACCGCCGAGTACGGCACCGAAACACCCCCGCGCAGCCACAGCTGGTTCGTCGGCTGGCAGGGCGACCTGGCCGTCGCCACTCTGGTCGCGGACGGCGGCAACGATGTCAGCCTCGCGCTGACCGCGACCAAACGTTTCCTGGAACGCATGCCGGGGTAGGACAGACGGCCTGCCCTCGATCGTCGCAGGGCTCCCGGAATGTCAGCCCGCGGCGGGGACGCTGCGGGCGGACCGGCCGGAACCGAGCCCCCAGCTGATGATCCGCTCGGGATGGATCCGGATCACCGCGCGCGGCTGCTCGATGGCCTCGGCCCGGCCCCGGACCTCGACCCCACGCGGCCGCCACGGGTCCACACTCGCCAGGTCGTCCACCACGATCGCCGCCCGCCCGGTACGTGCCACATCCCGGAACTTCTTGGTGGCGGGCAGGTCGATCCCGCCGACCTCGAGCACGCCGTGCTCTTCGTCCACAGTCCAACCGACCGGGGCGACATGCGGCGAGCCGCCCGGCCCGACGGTGGCGATCCGGCCGAGGCGCTGACCGCGCAGGTAAGTGAGTTCCTCGCTGGTGAAGACGGACATGATCACTCCAGCTCGCATCGTGATCTTCTACGGTAGCGGATAACTACACATGGCGTGTAGTTTTTAAAGTACACACACTGAGAACTTCCAAGCAAGCCAGGGTGGGAGACGGACATGGCAAGAACCATCGAGGACCCGCGGAACGCACGCAGCAAACGCACCCGGGACGCGCTGCTCGATGCCACCAGGACGATCCTGGAAACCGAGGGCTTCGAGGCGCTGACCATGACCGCGGTGGCCGAACGGGCCCGCGTCACCCGGCGCGCCGTCTACCTGCATTTCAACTCGCGCAGCGAGCTGGTCAGCGCCCTGTTCGACTACCTGGCCGAACGGGAGGGGCTGGCGGAGTCGACCGACCCGATCCGGGACGCGCCCGACGCGGTGGCCGCGCTACGGGCCTGGGTCCGGCACCTCACCACCTACCACCCGCGGCTGATGACCGTGGACCGCGCGATCGAGCGCGTCCGGCACACCGACGCCGACGCGGCCCGGCACCGGGAGACCGTCACCGAGGCGCAGCTGGCCAACTGCCGGTTGCTGGCCGAACGGCTGGCTGCCGAGCACCGGCTCGCTCCGCCGTGGACCGTGCGCAGCGCCACCGACATGCTGTGGGGGCTCATCTCCACCGACCTGTTCGAGCGCATGCTGAGCGGTCGAGGGTGGTCGCAGCGCCGATTGGAAACACACTTGCTGGAGCTGTACCTGAGCACCTTCGTGCAGGATCCGCCGTCGATCGAGCGATCGCCCTCCGGCGAGTAGGCTGCCCGCACCGGAACGGGCACCGAGCGCGGGAGGCACAGTGGCCGAGGACGCCGACGTCATCGTGGTGGGAGCGGGCCTTGCCGGGCTGGTCGCGACCTACGAGCTCGCCAGGGCGGGGCGCAGGGTGCTGGTGGTCGACCAGGAGAACGAGGCCAATCTCGGCGCGCAGGCGTTCTGGTCGCTCGGCGGGCTGTTCCTGGTCGACAGCCCCGAGCAGCGCCGGATGGGCATCCGGGACTCGGCCGAGCTCGCACTCGCCGACTGGTTCGCCTCGGCCGGTTTCGACCGGGAGCGTGCGGACCACTGGCCCCGGCAATGGGCGCGGGCCTATGTGCACTTCGCCGCCGGGGAGAAGCGCCGCTACCTGCACGACCTCGGGCTGCGGCTGACGCCGACGGTGGGCTGGGCCGAGCGCGGCGCGGGTACCGCGACCGGGCACGGCAACTCCGTCCCCCGCTTCCACCTCACCTGGGGTACCGGCCCCGAGGTGGTGCGGGTTTTCCGCGAGCCGGTACTGGG
The sequence above is drawn from the Amycolatopsis aidingensis genome and encodes:
- the ltrA gene encoding group II intron reverse transcriptase/maturase, whose protein sequence is MGKGDSESSREVGVMPEEASPVNIGDLLLVPFTAGQRVLGMQTKLHRWAAADPGRRFDDLYNLVADPAFLAVAWERVSGNTGARSAGVDRRTVRSITDSALGVVGLLEEIRADLKARTFRPLPVRERHIPKAGGKTRRLGIPTVTDRVVQASLKLVLEPIFEAGFQSSSYGFRPRRRAQDAIEEIRKHAREGYEWVFEGDITACFDEIDHTALMGLVRRRVKDKRILELIKAFLHAGILSEDGPDRDTHTGTPQGGILSPLLANIALSELDDYFHQLWENHKNATNRQRHRERGGATFRLTRYADDFVVMVNGTREHTESLWGEIEAILAGIGLRLAPEKTGIAHIDEGFDFLGFRIQRYRQYGSDRRLIYTLPSKKSMTSIKRKIKTVTKRITHQDADQLFRQLGTMTRGWAQYFRHGSSSKAYHHLQDYLWWRVWEWLKNKHPRTSKRDIINRYYNRWWPEYNGVELWRPTTMTIQRYRYRGNQISTPWDKPAITAT
- a CDS encoding HNH endonuclease signature motif containing protein — protein: MTRTFGIDTSRMSEEELLTALGDLEQQRRALYARELAVLAELDGRDTASQQGYRGLPTLTREILRINAYDARQRVAHARAVVRRHGPGGIPLEPDLPEVGAAAAEGAIGPEHIETIRATITRFPQPISLPDREHAEALLTKAAREYEPHTVSALGKEILARLDQDGTPPTEEELARPERSLDWRETRGGRLRGSFDLDAETAAVLTGLIEPRAKPSGTKEEPDRRSRFQRQGDAFADVLRVAAGCPEEGPTEAGEPFTVMVTITLDDLKHGTGYGLLHGQESYSAAQIRRMACDSYLVPAVLGSKGETLDIGQRTRTVPLAIRRALILRDRGCTFPGCRRKPKQCQAHHVIPVRHEARVCPIGGERPPALDRHSGSVKLRAA
- a CDS encoding penicillin-binding transpeptidase domain-containing protein, encoding MNAAIPARRWPHRAAVLLLTLLTGTAVLTACSDADEEAATRSLESFLSAWREGTIPGHEDEYQQLTSGLGTRTPELRAGEVTVEGDTATARVDVAWPLAREVRWEYPVTVQLRRAGEAWQVEWSPATVQPDLTAGDRLVSSRGESTRAPILDGAGEPITESRPVVVVGVQPSKVTSAEQLARDLGSALAADGVDTGELPARIAEAAPDAFVPVVTLRRERYLEVKPDIHQLPGTVFREESQVLAPTRDFARAALGTVDPVTKADLEAAPGKFTVGGQKGHGGLQEHYDERLRGVRAVTVSLASSGKELFRSQPKPGTPVHTTLDRAVQNAADAAIADSTKKAAIVAIRISDGSVLALANSPSAGAQNLALNAQVPPGSTFKVVSALTLLESGAVGLDSAVDCPATVNIEGRVFKNAWNGGIPDATFREAIAESCNTAFALLAPKLGPEGLANTAKALGIGKQWDLGIPVYTGSVATDGNAVQRAAAAFGQGRTVVSPMSMAAATAGVASGRWRQPRLITDPAPGKPAPDGPELNKDAVTKLRTGLREVITGGSGRELNSVPGEPVYGKTGTAEYGTETPPRSHSWFVGWQGDLAVATLVADGGNDVSLALTATKRFLERMPG
- a CDS encoding TetR/AcrR family transcriptional regulator, producing MARTIEDPRNARSKRTRDALLDATRTILETEGFEALTMTAVAERARVTRRAVYLHFNSRSELVSALFDYLAEREGLAESTDPIRDAPDAVAALRAWVRHLTTYHPRLMTVDRAIERVRHTDADAARHRETVTEAQLANCRLLAERLAAEHRLAPPWTVRSATDMLWGLISTDLFERMLSGRGWSQRRLETHLLELYLSTFVQDPPSIERSPSGE
- a CDS encoding ABC transporter substrate-binding protein; the encoded protein is MANPHARRVLGALFVGSLFLTAAACGGSTDSRGPDGKIIVTVNGQPPQTQAFERKLFDADVAAFEEAHPDIDIQPKEGFMEVEQFSAKLAGGQLEDVFYVYFTDPATIIARRQAADITQAVQDLPQLDALQPQLLDVFRDEEGKLYGLPTANYSMGLLYNRPLFEQAGLDPDDPPRTWAEVRTAARKISALDQEIVGFAELSKNNQGGWHFGAWMNSLGGSLASEQDGSWKASFNNELGRTALRHLHDMRWTDGSMGSKQLLEAADVQRMMGAGQLGMYLAAPDNIPTLVKQFNGNYADYGLAPMPEGKGTLIGGEGYMFNPKASPEKIEAGLKWIQWKYLNPERFEVKAKEFAEADKPVGLPTPPTPDIWRGEVRERMEAVKEQHANVPAENYRAFMAASEEIEGYLEPPQAQQIYARLDTVMQACLTDEQADLDQLLADAEADVNTILAQVR
- a CDS encoding PPOX class F420-dependent oxidoreductase, whose protein sequence is MSVFTSEELTYLRGQRLGRIATVGPGGSPHVAPVGWTVDEEHGVLEVGGIDLPATKKFRDVARTGRAAIVVDDLASVDPWRPRGVEVRGRAEAIEQPRAVIRIHPERIISWGLGSGRSARSVPAAG